From the genome of Terriglobia bacterium, one region includes:
- a CDS encoding TonB-dependent receptor has translation MSNNIQHDESVRVTGARLCEQFVRSAAMLVVLILLAAVCVWSQSQAINGSIRGRVADASGAAVPGATVVVRNTATGFSRSIESNSDGYYVLPNLPLGPYEVTITKQGFSTIKAANVRLEAGREAVVDAPMKPATVETVVEVTNAVPVVQTTQADIGRTISSVEIANLPLTSRNPYNFILFQPGVSGHPNPELGIPRTVNTNGLLDRINYQMDGMVDTQTDRHGLRLFPISQTFVREVQTVSNSYAPEFGGTSGNIYNVITNSGTNNIHGEFNYLHRWVDATARPILLSPTAPKPELRLNDYAADVGGPIIKDKLFWFGAYEHLTRGQPTPVTITAANAAALGISPDLLGSGPGLLHGQFVDGRTDWVVSKKNSVFFRYNYFRNNFPFNTTSGGLSALDAFSDFKDRAHVAGFQLVSTLSNSLLNEFRFSYAFRKNMHFPGSLTGPGPVINVSGAAIFNGTTGAGDVFDEKIPSFNENLTWIRGNHSFKFGGNWQENIDLQRATAYMMYTFSASGGNTAIQNYLAAESGANPFAYSTATVSNGGTVPTYKSVFFGMYAQDSWQITPKLMLIYGLRYDKYTPPPADSNALFVYSRKFNSPSANFSPRFGFAYGLTSKTVLRGSAGVFYDNPATNTWFNPLLNNGTLSSATFQPTSPGAPAFPTIVSSVPSASTPPSITSTAPNFKNAYTLNFSLQVQQQLSKSDGLTLGYVHTAGRNLEYLRNMNLINPIGTLADGRPVFDSAVNASTRLFPEFNSITLQTSGANSNYDALVMNYTHRLSQGVELSASYTWSHSISNAPDANSFEQNLPIEDATNISRDRGNTLSNRPQALTISTVLQPTTNTGNSVLRHIVNGNTFAILANLSSGDQQNIVVNKALNGDPISASVTRPAFVGRNSVRGPSIYQVDLRYTRELANLWERVKPQFVFEANNVFNHPNVTSLNTVAGVDSLGNITSAPTLAPTGTVLEGRIVQVGLGVRF, from the coding sequence ATGTCAAACAATATTCAGCATGATGAGTCAGTTCGCGTTACCGGTGCGAGACTGTGCGAACAATTTGTTCGCTCAGCCGCCATGCTGGTCGTGTTGATTCTTTTGGCCGCAGTGTGTGTGTGGTCGCAATCGCAGGCGATCAACGGCTCCATTCGTGGCCGGGTCGCCGATGCCTCGGGCGCCGCTGTGCCAGGCGCGACGGTTGTCGTGCGCAATACCGCAACGGGTTTCAGCCGCAGCATTGAAAGCAACAGCGACGGTTATTACGTCCTGCCGAATCTTCCACTGGGACCGTATGAAGTGACAATCACCAAGCAGGGGTTTTCCACTATCAAGGCTGCCAATGTCCGCTTGGAGGCTGGCAGGGAAGCCGTGGTGGACGCGCCTATGAAGCCGGCCACTGTGGAAACCGTGGTCGAGGTGACGAACGCCGTTCCTGTCGTGCAGACGACGCAAGCCGATATAGGGCGAACGATTTCGTCGGTCGAAATCGCCAATCTTCCGTTGACGTCGCGCAACCCGTATAACTTCATCTTGTTCCAGCCCGGCGTCAGCGGACACCCGAACCCGGAACTTGGCATCCCGCGTACTGTCAACACCAACGGGCTACTCGACCGGATTAACTACCAGATGGACGGCATGGTCGACACGCAAACCGACCGCCATGGACTGCGCCTGTTTCCGATTTCGCAGACTTTTGTTCGTGAGGTGCAGACGGTTTCCAACAGCTACGCGCCTGAGTTCGGAGGCACCTCCGGCAACATCTACAACGTCATAACCAACTCGGGAACCAACAACATTCACGGCGAGTTCAACTACCTGCACCGGTGGGTGGATGCGACCGCGCGACCCATTCTTCTGTCTCCGACTGCTCCAAAACCGGAACTGAGATTGAATGACTACGCCGCGGACGTCGGCGGTCCCATCATCAAGGACAAACTGTTCTGGTTCGGGGCCTACGAGCACTTGACCCGAGGACAACCGACTCCGGTTACTATTACGGCGGCCAATGCCGCGGCGCTTGGAATCAGTCCGGACCTCCTGGGCTCCGGCCCCGGCCTGCTGCACGGCCAGTTCGTCGATGGCCGCACCGACTGGGTCGTCAGCAAAAAGAATTCGGTGTTCTTCCGCTACAATTACTTCCGCAACAACTTCCCCTTCAACACAACGTCCGGCGGATTGAGCGCGCTCGATGCTTTCTCCGATTTTAAGGATCGTGCGCACGTAGCTGGATTCCAGTTGGTCTCCACCCTAAGCAATAGCCTGTTGAACGAGTTCCGCTTCTCGTACGCGTTCCGCAAGAACATGCACTTCCCGGGATCTCTGACGGGGCCGGGTCCGGTGATCAATGTCTCGGGCGCGGCGATCTTCAATGGAACCACGGGCGCGGGCGACGTCTTCGATGAAAAAATCCCCAGCTTCAACGAGAACCTGACATGGATTCGCGGCAACCATTCGTTTAAGTTCGGCGGAAACTGGCAAGAGAACATCGACCTGCAACGTGCGACCGCCTACATGATGTACACCTTCAGCGCCTCGGGCGGGAACACCGCGATCCAGAACTATCTCGCTGCCGAGTCCGGTGCCAATCCGTTCGCTTACAGTACCGCGACGGTCAGCAATGGCGGAACGGTTCCGACCTACAAGTCTGTATTCTTCGGAATGTACGCCCAGGACAGCTGGCAGATAACGCCGAAATTGATGCTGATCTACGGCTTGAGGTATGACAAGTACACTCCGCCGCCGGCCGATTCCAACGCGCTGTTCGTCTATTCCCGCAAGTTCAATTCGCCGAGCGCTAATTTCAGTCCGCGCTTCGGATTTGCTTATGGGCTTACCAGCAAAACCGTTCTGCGCGGCTCCGCAGGAGTGTTCTACGATAACCCGGCGACGAACACGTGGTTCAACCCCCTGCTGAATAACGGTACCCTTTCAAGTGCCACGTTCCAGCCAACTTCACCGGGAGCGCCGGCATTTCCCACCATCGTGTCGTCGGTGCCGTCGGCGAGTACACCGCCGAGCATCACCTCGACTGCTCCGAACTTCAAGAATGCCTACACACTGAACTTCAGCCTGCAGGTGCAACAGCAGCTTTCCAAGAGTGACGGCTTGACGTTGGGATATGTGCATACCGCCGGCCGCAATCTGGAATACCTGCGGAATATGAATCTAATCAATCCTATCGGCACGCTGGCTGACGGCCGTCCCGTGTTTGACTCGGCCGTCAATGCGAGCACCCGTTTGTTCCCCGAGTTCAACAGCATTACGCTGCAGACAAGCGGGGCAAATTCGAACTACGACGCGCTCGTTATGAACTACACGCACCGGTTGTCCCAAGGTGTGGAGTTGAGCGCTTCGTACACCTGGTCGCATTCCATCAGCAATGCACCGGATGCCAACAGCTTCGAGCAAAACCTGCCGATCGAAGATGCGACGAACATCAGTCGTGATCGCGGAAATACCCTGTCGAATCGCCCGCAGGCCCTCACGATCAGTACGGTCCTGCAGCCCACAACGAACACCGGCAATTCTGTGCTTCGGCACATCGTGAATGGCAACACATTCGCCATTCTGGCAAACCTCTCTTCTGGCGATCAGCAGAACATCGTCGTGAACAAGGCGCTGAACGGCGATCCCATTTCGGCCTCGGTGACGCGCCCGGCATTTGTCGGCCGCAACTCAGTCCGCGGCCCGAGCATTTACCAGGTCGACCTGCGGTACACGCGCGAACTCGCGAACCTGTGGGAGCGAGTAAAGCCGCAGTTCGTGTTCGAGGCTAACAATGTGTTCAATCACCCCAACGTCACTAGCTTGAATACGGTTGCCGGTGTTGATTCACTCGGCAATATCACTTCAGCTCCAACGTTGGCTCCGACCGGAACTGTACTGGAAGGTCGAATTGTTCAGGTTGGACTTGGAGTACGCTTCTAG